A portion of the Apus apus isolate bApuApu2 chromosome 3, bApuApu2.pri.cur, whole genome shotgun sequence genome contains these proteins:
- the CHRNA2 gene encoding neuronal acetylcholine receptor subunit alpha-2 isoform X1 has protein sequence MQFPMQCPVQFPIQFPLQRPVPSPVSTSPQHFPSRPISLSTPLPLHPSSPTSPSISLGKESQPPWPIQPFPPPRRSRGAFLPRPPPPPQPPMALPPPPAPCRHCHRLEQELSPGRSLQRLNIPPRHSGGTGEAFGDPLLPVPAPATCLQDHPGSHAEERLFKHLFTGYNRWSRPVPNTSDVVIVRFGLSIAQLIDVDEKNQMMTTNVWLKQEWSDYKLRWDPAEFDNVTSIRVPSEMIWIPDLVLYNNADGEFAVTHMTKAHLFSNGKVKWVPPAIYKSSCSIDVTFFPFDQQNCKMKFGSWTYDKAKIDLENMEHHVDLKDYWESGEWAIINAIGTYNSKKYDCCSEIYPDITFYFVIRRLPLFYTINLIIPCLLISCLTVLVFYLPSDCGEKITLCISVLLSLTVFLLLITEIIPSTSLVIPLIGEYLLFTMIFVTLSIIITVFVLNVHHRSPSTHTMPCWVRSFFLNFIPRWLFMKRPPPLPLPEGTAGQYDLPGTRLSTSRCWLETDVDDKWEEEEEEEEEEDEAEEEKTYPDRTSQADSQGTQCQYGCGRQAGKMSEASAPQVPPKGEEEEVGLELMLSPSILKALEGVQYIADHLRAEDADFSVKEDWKYVAMVIDRIFLWMFIIVCLLGTVGLFLPPYLAGMI, from the exons ATGCAATTCCCCATGCAGTGCCCTGTGCAATTCCCCATACAATTCCCGCTGCAACGCCCCGTTCCGAGCCCCGTCTCCACTTCTCCTCAGCACTTTCCCTCCCGTCCCATCTCTCTTTCCACCCCCCTTCCTCTTCACCCATCAAGCCCCACATCCCCTTCCATCTCCCTTGGAAAAGAGTCACAGCCCCCCTGGCCAATccagcccttcccacccccgagaaggagcagaggagccTTCCTCCCCCGACCCCCgcctcctccccagcctcccatggctctccctcctcccccagccccttgTCGTCACTGTCACCGCTTGGAGCAGGAGCTCAGTCCCGGCCGGAGCCTCCAGCGGCTCAACATCCCACCCCGGCACAGCGGAGGGACCGGGGAGGCTTTTGGGGACCCCCTCCTTCCTGTGCCTGCACCAG ccacCTGCCTGCAGGACCACCCTGGCAGCCACGCAGAGGAGCGGCTCTTCAAGCACCTCTTCACCGGCTACAACCGCTGGTCGCGGCCCGTGCCCAACACCTCCGACGTGGTCATCGTCAGGTTCGGGCTCTCCATTGCGCAGCTGATCGACGTG GATGAGAAGAACCAGATGATGACCACCAACGTCTGGCTGAAGCAG GAGTGGAGTGACTACAAGCTGCGCTGGGACCCGGCAGAGTTTGACAATGTCACCTCCATCCGGGTGCCCTCTGAGATGATTTGGATCCCTGACCTTGTGCTCTACAACAA TGCTGATGGGGAGTTTGCTGTGACCCACATGACAAAGGCCCACCTTTTCTCCAATGGGAAGGTGAAGTGGGTGCCACCCGCCATCTACAAGAGCTCATGCAGCATCGACGTCACCTTCTTCCCATTCGACCAGCAGAACTGCAAGATGAAGTTTGGGTCCTGGACCTATGACAAAGCTAAGATCGACCTGGAGAACATGGAGCACCATGTGGACCTCAAGGATTACTGGGAGAGTGGTGAGTGGGCCATCATAAATGCCATTGGCACCTATAACTCCAAGAAGTATGACTGCTGCTCCGAGATCTACCCTGACATCACCTTCTACTTCGTCATCCGTCGCCTCCCACTCTTCTACACCATCAATCTCATCATACCTTGCCTGCTTATCTCCTGCCTGACTGTACTGGTCTTCTACTTGCCCTCTGACTGTGGGGAGAAGATCACCCTCTGCATCTCCGTCCTGCTGTCTCTCACTGTCTTCCTGTTGCTCATCACGGAAATCATCCCGTCCACCTCACTGGTCATCCCTCTCATCGGGGAGTATCTCCTCTTCACCATGATCTTCGTCACGCTCTCCATCATCATCACCGTGTTTGTCCTCAACGTCCACCACCgctcccccagcacccacacCATGCCCTGCTGGGTTCGGAGCTTCTTCCTCAACTTCATCCCTCGTTGGCTCTTCATGAAGCGACCTCCACCTCTGCCCCTCCCTGAGGGGACTGCGGGGCAGTACGACCTCCCAGGGACAAGACTCAGCACCTCCCGGTGTTGGCTGGAGACTGACGTGGATGACaagtgggaggaggaggaagaggaggaagaagaagaggacgaggcagaggaggagaagacaTACCCCGACCGCACGTCACAGGCAGACTCCCAGGGCACCCAGTGCCAATATGGCTGTGGGCGACAAGCCGGGAAGATGTCAGAGGCCTCAGCCCCCCAGGTGCCCCCcaagggggaggaggaggaagtggGCTTGGAGCTGATGTTGTCCCCCAGCATCCTGAAGGCCCTGGAAGGGGTGCAGTACATCGCAGACCACCTGCGAGCTGAGGATGCTGACTTCTCG GTGAAGGAGGACTGGAAGTACGTGGCCATGGTGATAGACCGCATCTTCCTCTGGATGTTCATCATTGTCTGCTTGCTGGGCACCGTGGGGCTCTTCCTCCCACCCTATCTAGCAGGGATGATCTag
- the CHRNA2 gene encoding neuronal acetylcholine receptor subunit alpha-2 isoform X2, translated as MGWLSHGIILFIVWCFVTFQAATCLQDHPGSHAEERLFKHLFTGYNRWSRPVPNTSDVVIVRFGLSIAQLIDVDEKNQMMTTNVWLKQEWSDYKLRWDPAEFDNVTSIRVPSEMIWIPDLVLYNNADGEFAVTHMTKAHLFSNGKVKWVPPAIYKSSCSIDVTFFPFDQQNCKMKFGSWTYDKAKIDLENMEHHVDLKDYWESGEWAIINAIGTYNSKKYDCCSEIYPDITFYFVIRRLPLFYTINLIIPCLLISCLTVLVFYLPSDCGEKITLCISVLLSLTVFLLLITEIIPSTSLVIPLIGEYLLFTMIFVTLSIIITVFVLNVHHRSPSTHTMPCWVRSFFLNFIPRWLFMKRPPPLPLPEGTAGQYDLPGTRLSTSRCWLETDVDDKWEEEEEEEEEEDEAEEEKTYPDRTSQADSQGTQCQYGCGRQAGKMSEASAPQVPPKGEEEEVGLELMLSPSILKALEGVQYIADHLRAEDADFSVKEDWKYVAMVIDRIFLWMFIIVCLLGTVGLFLPPYLAGMI; from the exons ATGGGGTGGCTGTCCCATGGCATCATCCTCTTCATTGTGTGGTGCTTTGTCACCTTCCAGGCAG ccacCTGCCTGCAGGACCACCCTGGCAGCCACGCAGAGGAGCGGCTCTTCAAGCACCTCTTCACCGGCTACAACCGCTGGTCGCGGCCCGTGCCCAACACCTCCGACGTGGTCATCGTCAGGTTCGGGCTCTCCATTGCGCAGCTGATCGACGTG GATGAGAAGAACCAGATGATGACCACCAACGTCTGGCTGAAGCAG GAGTGGAGTGACTACAAGCTGCGCTGGGACCCGGCAGAGTTTGACAATGTCACCTCCATCCGGGTGCCCTCTGAGATGATTTGGATCCCTGACCTTGTGCTCTACAACAA TGCTGATGGGGAGTTTGCTGTGACCCACATGACAAAGGCCCACCTTTTCTCCAATGGGAAGGTGAAGTGGGTGCCACCCGCCATCTACAAGAGCTCATGCAGCATCGACGTCACCTTCTTCCCATTCGACCAGCAGAACTGCAAGATGAAGTTTGGGTCCTGGACCTATGACAAAGCTAAGATCGACCTGGAGAACATGGAGCACCATGTGGACCTCAAGGATTACTGGGAGAGTGGTGAGTGGGCCATCATAAATGCCATTGGCACCTATAACTCCAAGAAGTATGACTGCTGCTCCGAGATCTACCCTGACATCACCTTCTACTTCGTCATCCGTCGCCTCCCACTCTTCTACACCATCAATCTCATCATACCTTGCCTGCTTATCTCCTGCCTGACTGTACTGGTCTTCTACTTGCCCTCTGACTGTGGGGAGAAGATCACCCTCTGCATCTCCGTCCTGCTGTCTCTCACTGTCTTCCTGTTGCTCATCACGGAAATCATCCCGTCCACCTCACTGGTCATCCCTCTCATCGGGGAGTATCTCCTCTTCACCATGATCTTCGTCACGCTCTCCATCATCATCACCGTGTTTGTCCTCAACGTCCACCACCgctcccccagcacccacacCATGCCCTGCTGGGTTCGGAGCTTCTTCCTCAACTTCATCCCTCGTTGGCTCTTCATGAAGCGACCTCCACCTCTGCCCCTCCCTGAGGGGACTGCGGGGCAGTACGACCTCCCAGGGACAAGACTCAGCACCTCCCGGTGTTGGCTGGAGACTGACGTGGATGACaagtgggaggaggaggaagaggaggaagaagaagaggacgaggcagaggaggagaagacaTACCCCGACCGCACGTCACAGGCAGACTCCCAGGGCACCCAGTGCCAATATGGCTGTGGGCGACAAGCCGGGAAGATGTCAGAGGCCTCAGCCCCCCAGGTGCCCCCcaagggggaggaggaggaagtggGCTTGGAGCTGATGTTGTCCCCCAGCATCCTGAAGGCCCTGGAAGGGGTGCAGTACATCGCAGACCACCTGCGAGCTGAGGATGCTGACTTCTCG GTGAAGGAGGACTGGAAGTACGTGGCCATGGTGATAGACCGCATCTTCCTCTGGATGTTCATCATTGTCTGCTTGCTGGGCACCGTGGGGCTCTTCCTCCCACCCTATCTAGCAGGGATGATCTag
- the CHRNA2 gene encoding neuronal acetylcholine receptor subunit alpha-2 isoform X3 gives MKFGSWTYDKAKIDLENMEHHVDLKDYWESGEWAIINAIGTYNSKKYDCCSEIYPDITFYFVIRRLPLFYTINLIIPCLLISCLTVLVFYLPSDCGEKITLCISVLLSLTVFLLLITEIIPSTSLVIPLIGEYLLFTMIFVTLSIIITVFVLNVHHRSPSTHTMPCWVRSFFLNFIPRWLFMKRPPPLPLPEGTAGQYDLPGTRLSTSRCWLETDVDDKWEEEEEEEEEEDEAEEEKTYPDRTSQADSQGTQCQYGCGRQAGKMSEASAPQVPPKGEEEEVGLELMLSPSILKALEGVQYIADHLRAEDADFSVKEDWKYVAMVIDRIFLWMFIIVCLLGTVGLFLPPYLAGMI, from the exons ATGAAGTTTGGGTCCTGGACCTATGACAAAGCTAAGATCGACCTGGAGAACATGGAGCACCATGTGGACCTCAAGGATTACTGGGAGAGTGGTGAGTGGGCCATCATAAATGCCATTGGCACCTATAACTCCAAGAAGTATGACTGCTGCTCCGAGATCTACCCTGACATCACCTTCTACTTCGTCATCCGTCGCCTCCCACTCTTCTACACCATCAATCTCATCATACCTTGCCTGCTTATCTCCTGCCTGACTGTACTGGTCTTCTACTTGCCCTCTGACTGTGGGGAGAAGATCACCCTCTGCATCTCCGTCCTGCTGTCTCTCACTGTCTTCCTGTTGCTCATCACGGAAATCATCCCGTCCACCTCACTGGTCATCCCTCTCATCGGGGAGTATCTCCTCTTCACCATGATCTTCGTCACGCTCTCCATCATCATCACCGTGTTTGTCCTCAACGTCCACCACCgctcccccagcacccacacCATGCCCTGCTGGGTTCGGAGCTTCTTCCTCAACTTCATCCCTCGTTGGCTCTTCATGAAGCGACCTCCACCTCTGCCCCTCCCTGAGGGGACTGCGGGGCAGTACGACCTCCCAGGGACAAGACTCAGCACCTCCCGGTGTTGGCTGGAGACTGACGTGGATGACaagtgggaggaggaggaagaggaggaagaagaagaggacgaggcagaggaggagaagacaTACCCCGACCGCACGTCACAGGCAGACTCCCAGGGCACCCAGTGCCAATATGGCTGTGGGCGACAAGCCGGGAAGATGTCAGAGGCCTCAGCCCCCCAGGTGCCCCCcaagggggaggaggaggaagtggGCTTGGAGCTGATGTTGTCCCCCAGCATCCTGAAGGCCCTGGAAGGGGTGCAGTACATCGCAGACCACCTGCGAGCTGAGGATGCTGACTTCTCG GTGAAGGAGGACTGGAAGTACGTGGCCATGGTGATAGACCGCATCTTCCTCTGGATGTTCATCATTGTCTGCTTGCTGGGCACCGTGGGGCTCTTCCTCCCACCCTATCTAGCAGGGATGATCTag
- the PTK2B gene encoding protein-tyrosine kinase 2-beta: MTTIPEALSRSRSSSSRSLAGTLETTLGMGTLEMDKEEMRILKVCFYSNSFNMGKNFKLVKCPVTTEIREVIKSILVSGRIGPDIKLAECYGLRLKHVKSDEIHWLHPDLTVGEVQEKYECLHLEAEWRYDLQIRYLPEDFIERFKEDRTTLLYFYQQLRSEYMQSYASKVSEGMALQLGCLELRRFYKDMPQNALEKKSNFEFLEKEVGLDLFFPSQMQENLKPKQFRKMIQQTFQQYALLREEECILKFLHTLATFANIDQESYRCELIQGWNITVDLVIGPKGIRQMTSKEAKPTCLAEFKHIKSIKCSRVEDGQAVLQLGLSGTPQSLAIKTASLAEAENMADLIDGYCRLQGHLETSLIVFPRREREKRISLPQIPAPHLEERQSTLSDSMSVDSDIYAEIPDESSRPRSGAQHYGISREDISLGRILGEGFFGEVYEGIYTTPKGERVNVAVKTCKKDCSLENKEKFLSEAVLMKKLDHPHIVKLIGIAEEEPTWIIMELYPYGELGQYLEQNKHCLAVPMLILYALQISKALAYLEAINCVHRDIAVRNILVASPECVKLGDFGLSRYIEDEEYYKASVTRLPIKWMSPESINFRRFTTASDVWMFAVCMWEILSYGKQPFFWLENKDVIGVLERGDRLPKPDLCPPILYTLMTRCWDYDPSERPKFKDLVCSLSDIYLMEKDLAKEQERNNRHRPPKIMEPPSFQDPPPKPSRPRYKPPPQSNLLAPKLQFQVPEALCASSPALTSPAEYQSPAASLRTPPPHRHHVFKRHSMREEDLLRPSSREEAQKLWELERLKMQQVLDKQQKQMVEDYQWLRQEEKSLDPTVFMNNNIPPLLPEKETDYTEFTAPPQKPPRLGAQPIHPTPTANLDRTDDTVYSNVMDLVRAVLKLKNEISLLPPEGYILVVKNVGLSLRKLIGSVDEILPVLPAASRTEIEGTQKLLNKDLADLINKMRLAQQNAVTSLSEECKRQMLTASHTLAVDAKNLLDAVDQAKVQANLVKLCLE; the protein is encoded by the exons ATGACGACCATCCCCGAGGCCTTGAGTCGCTCACGGAGCAGCTCCTCCCGCAGCTTGGCTGGGACACTGGAGACCACCTTGGGCATGGGGACGCTGGAGATGGACAAGGAGGAGATGCGCATCCTCAAGGTCTGCTTCTACAGCAACAGCTTCAACATGGGCAAGAACTTCAAGCTGGTGAAGTGCCCTGTGACGACAGAGATCCGG GAGGTGATCAAGTCCATCCTGGTCAGCGGCCGCATCGGACCCGACATCAAGTTGGCCGAGTGCTACGGGCTCCGCCTGAAGCACGTGAAGTCGGATGAGATCCACTGGCTGCACCCGGACCTCACGGTGGGCGAAGTGCAGGAGAAGTACGAGTGCCTACACCTGGAAGCTGAGTGGAG GTACGATCTCCAAATCCGCTACCTGCCGGAGGACTTCATAGAGCGCTTCAAGGAGGACAGGACCACCTTGCTGTACTTCTACCAGCAG CTCCGCAGTGAGTACATGCAGTCCTACGCCAGCAAGGTGAGCGAGGGCATGGCCCTGCAGCTCGGCTGCCTGGAGCTCCG GAGGTTCTATAAGGACATGCCTCAAAATGCACTGGAGAAGAAATCCAACTTCGAGTTCCTGGA GAAGGAAGTGGGCCTGGACCTCTTCTTCCCCAGCCAGATGCAGGAGAACCTGAAG CCCAAGCAGTTCCGGAAGATGATCCAGCAGACGTTCCAGCAGTACGCGCTGCTGCGGGAGGAGGAGTGCATCCTCAAGTTCCTCCACACCCTCGCCACCTTTGCCAACATCGACCAGGAGAGCTACCGCTGCGAGCTCATC CAAGGGTGGAACATCACAGTGGACCTGGTCATCGGACCCAAGGGCATCCGGCAGATGACAAGCAAAGAGGCAAAG cccaccTGCTTGGCTGAATTCAAGCACATCAAGTCCATCAAGTGCTCCAGGGTGGAGGATGgtcaggctgtgctgcagctggggctcaGTGGCACCCCCCAG TCCCTGGCGATCAAAACAGCTTCTCTGGCCGAGGCAGAGAACATGGCCGACCTCATCGATGGCTACTGCCGGCTGCAAGGACACTTGGAAACCTCACTCATCGTCTTCCCCAGGAGAG agagggagaagaggatcAGCCTGCCCCAAATCCCAGCCCC ACACCTGGAGGAGCGGCAGTCCACGCTGTCAGACAGCATGAGCGTGG ATTCTGATATTTATGCTGAAATCCCTGATGAGTCCTCAAGACCGAGGTCTGGAG CCCAGCACTACGGGATCTCCCGGGAAGACATTTCGTTGGGTAGGATCCTGGGAGAAGGCTTCTTCGGAGAGGTCTACGAGGGGATCTACACCACCCCA AAAGGGGAGAGGGTCAACGTGGCTGTAAAGACCTGCAAGAAGGactgcagcctggagaacaAGGAGAAGTTCCTCAGTGAAGCGG TGCTGATGAAGAAGCTGGACCACCCCCATATCGTCAAGCTCATTGGCATTGCAGAGGAGGAGCCCACCTGGATCATCATGGAGCTTTATCCCTATGGAGAG CTGGGACAATACCTGGAGCAGAACAAGCACTGCCTGGCCGTGCCCATGCTCATCCTCTACGCGCTGCAGATCAGCAAAGCCCTGGCCTACCTGGAGGCCATCAACTGCGTGCACAG GGATATTGCTGTAAGGAACATCCTGGTGGCCTCCCCAGAGTGTGTGAAGCTGGGTGACTTTGGGCTCTCCAGGTACATCGAGGACGAAGAGTACTATAAAG CTTCTGTCACCCGTCTCCCCATCAAGTGGATGTCACCCGAGTCCATCAACTTCCGCCGCTTCACAACAGCTAGTGATGTCTGGATGTTTG CCGTGTGCATGTGGGAGATCCTGAGCTATGGGAAGCAGCCCTTCTTCTGGCTGGAGAACAAGGATGTGATCGGGGTCCTGGAGAGGGGCGACCGCCTGCCCAAGCCTGACCTCTGCCCACCCATCCTCTACACCCTCATGACACGCTGCTGGGACTATGACCCCAGTGAAAGGCCCAAGTTCAAGGACTTGGTTTGCAGCTTGAG TGACATTTACCTGATGGAAAAGGACCTAgccaaggagcaggagaggaacaACCGCCACCGGCCTCCCAAAATTATGGAGCCACCATCCTTCCAGGACCCACCTCCAAAG cccagcagacCCAGGTACAAGCCACCACCTCAGAGCAACCTCCTGGCTCCCAAGCTGCAGTTCCAG GTGCCCGAGGCTCTGTGTGCCAGCTCGCCCGCCCTCACCAGCCCCGCCGAGTACCAGTCTCCGGCCGCCTCGCTGCGCACCCCGCCGCCCCACCGCCACCACGTCTTCAAACGCCACAGCATGAGG GAGGAAGATCTCCTCcgtcccagcagcagggaggaggcgCAGAAGCTCTGGGAGCTGGAGAGGCTCAAGATGCAGCAGGTCCTGgacaagcagcagaagcagatggTGGAGGACTACCAGTGGCTGCGCCAGGAGGAGAAGTCCCTG GACCCCACGGTGTTTATGAACAACAACATTCCTCCG ttgCTCCCGGAGAAGGAGACGGATTACA CGGAGTTCACGGCCCCCCCCCAGAAGCCTCCAAGACTTGGGGCACAG CCCATCCACCCGACCCCCACGGCCAACCTGGACCGCACGGATGACACAGTGTACAGCAACGTCATGGACCTGGTGCGGGCTGTGCTGAAGCTGAAGAACGAGATCAGCCTCCTGCCCCCCGAGGGGTACATCCTGGTGGTGAAG AACGTGGGCCTGTCCCTGCGGAAGCTGATCGGCAGCGTGGATGAGATCCTGCCcgtcctgcctgctgcctcccgCACTGAG ATCGAGGGGACCCAGAAGCTGCTCAACAAGGACTTGGCTGACCTCATCAACAAGATGCGCCTGGCGCAGCAGAACGCCGTCACCTCGCTGAGTGAGGAGTGCAAGAGGCAGATGCTGACGGCCTCCCACACCCTGGCTGTGGATGCCAAGAACCTCCTGGATGCCGTGGACCAAGCCAAGGTCCAGGCTAACCTGGTGAAGCTGTGCTTGGAGtga